From a region of the Armatimonas rosea genome:
- a CDS encoding DUF1501 domain-containing protein, with amino-acid sequence MTELELLQARAMSRRTFFGKTGLGLGALALAGIEAQATPSRPCEAGTPRGYPARGGREERAGGVPGARAKAVIYLHMSGAPPSLDLFDYKPKLTELHMQDCPDSYLKGERLAFIKGKPKLLGSPHKFKQYGQTGAWVSDVLPHTASIADELAVIHSMCTEQFNHAPAELFLYTGNAFPGGAAMGSWMTYGIGSANKDLPGFVVLLSGGTDPTGGKSLWSSGFLPSIHQGVQCRSAGDPILYLSDPPGMDRQTRRRSLDALEKLNRQEAAALGDPETVTRISQYELAYRMQLSVPELMDIKKESQATLEMYGAKPGESSFANNCLLARRLVEKGVRYVQLYDWGWDIHGTGPGDDLMTALPGKCRDTDKACAALIKDLKQRGMLDDVLVVWGGEFGRTPMNEARGGSKFLGRDHNPNSFTIWMAGGGTKPGIYGQTDELGYKVVENKMTIRDLQATILDRVGLDPYKLHYDYQGLGNRLIGPTDEGRVIAALKK; translated from the coding sequence ATGACCGAACTAGAACTACTACAAGCCCGCGCGATGTCGCGGCGGACGTTTTTTGGCAAGACAGGCCTCGGGCTGGGCGCACTGGCGCTCGCCGGTATAGAAGCCCAAGCCACCCCCTCTCGTCCCTGCGAAGCAGGAACACCCAGAGGGTACCCGGCGAGAGGGGGTCGCGAGGAACGAGCGGGGGGAGTGCCTGGGGCGAGAGCCAAGGCCGTGATCTACCTGCACATGTCCGGCGCTCCACCATCGCTGGACCTCTTTGACTACAAGCCCAAGCTAACCGAGCTCCACATGCAAGACTGCCCGGACTCGTATCTCAAAGGAGAGCGGCTCGCTTTTATCAAGGGCAAGCCCAAGCTCCTCGGCTCGCCACACAAGTTCAAGCAGTACGGCCAGACCGGGGCCTGGGTCTCGGATGTCTTGCCGCACACGGCCAGCATCGCCGATGAGCTGGCAGTCATTCACTCGATGTGCACCGAGCAGTTCAACCATGCGCCCGCCGAGCTCTTTTTGTACACCGGCAACGCCTTTCCCGGTGGCGCGGCGATGGGCTCGTGGATGACCTACGGGATCGGCTCGGCCAACAAGGACCTGCCCGGTTTTGTCGTGCTGCTCTCGGGTGGCACCGACCCCACAGGGGGCAAGAGCCTCTGGTCCAGTGGGTTTCTGCCCAGCATTCACCAGGGGGTCCAGTGCCGCTCCGCAGGCGACCCGATCCTCTACCTCTCCGACCCGCCGGGAATGGATCGGCAGACACGGCGGCGCAGCCTGGATGCCCTCGAAAAACTCAACCGGCAAGAGGCGGCGGCGCTCGGTGACCCGGAGACCGTCACGCGCATCTCGCAGTACGAGCTGGCCTACCGCATGCAGCTCTCCGTACCGGAGCTGATGGATATCAAGAAAGAGTCCCAGGCAACCCTCGAGATGTACGGCGCGAAGCCAGGCGAGTCAAGTTTTGCGAATAACTGTCTTTTAGCACGAAGGCTTGTGGAGAAAGGCGTCCGCTATGTCCAGCTCTACGACTGGGGCTGGGACATCCATGGCACGGGGCCGGGCGATGACCTCATGACCGCGCTTCCGGGCAAGTGCCGTGACACGGACAAGGCGTGTGCCGCGCTGATCAAGGACCTCAAGCAGCGCGGGATGCTCGACGATGTCTTGGTGGTCTGGGGCGGGGAGTTTGGCCGCACCCCCATGAACGAGGCGCGCGGCGGGAGCAAGTTCCTCGGCCGCGACCACAACCCCAATTCCTTTACGATCTGGATGGCGGGTGGCGGCACCAAGCCCGGTATCTACGGCCAGACCGATGAGCTGGGCTACAAGGTGGTGGAGAATAAAATGACCATCCGCGACCTTCAAGCCACGATCCTAGACCGTGTCGGCCTCGATCCCTACAAGCTCCACTACGATTATCAGGGCCTCGGAAACCGCCTGATCGGCCCCACCGACGAAGGCCGCGTGATTGCGGCACTGAAAAAATAA
- a CDS encoding DUF1553 domain-containing protein: MKRCLLLLSLLATLGLLAAAFAAPAPVDYRREIRPILAANCLGCHGADEHKRSANLRLDEPNAAVVPGDILASKLVQRVQSGTMPPKESGHTLTPAQKQLLMRWIGQGAKYEGHWAFVAPASLPPAPSLPLRPNFVGGKGGGEPTPLTPPLFVPRNEGFKRREGAGGRNAGRDANIDSWIAARLAKEKLTLSPEADRWTLARRVALDLTGLPPSPKDAEAFVNDKAPNAYEKFVDSQLASPHFGEKWARVWLDLGRYADSAGYGSDPLRPNLWPWRDWLIAAFNNNKPFDQFTLEMLAGDLLPGATDDQKIATAFHRNTMTNTEGGTDDEEFRMAAVKDRTIVTMQAWMGLTFQCAQCHTHKFDPISKTDFYRTMAIFNQTEDNDRGDEFPTLPVLTAAQREKKQALEKELAELERQRAAEPVGKAPSARFVRVTLPGTAFLMLAEVQALSGSENVARKGKASQSSTDFGGEAARALDGNTSGKFPDNTVTHTKQEKDPWWEVDLGATYPLQSVVVWPRTDAHPGMLANLRVTLYDENRKVVGEQGIPGAILTAKTALLTDSPTAQKLAQKQAELAALKPIALPVLRELPEAKRRVTHALTLANFLQPEEVVTPAGPARFAPPAPKEGGAWNRLSLAKWLVSRENPLTARVQVNRFWAQLFGVGLVETEEDFGTQGALPTHPELLDSLALDFQRDWNVKRLLKTIVMSRTYRQSSKLTPERLARDPKARLLSRYPRRRLDAEGIRDQALLVSGLLSHKLGGPSVYPPQPDGLWKAAFNGERSYPTSTGEDRYRRGLYTFWRRTVPYPSMQTFDAPSREFCTVRRLPTNTPLQALVTLNDPAYLEMAVGLAKRLQTEGGTTPAERARQGLRLALCRPANEAQVAPLVALFESEKAHYVAHPMEAKKLTGTEKEDPELAAWTVVANVLLNLDGVLTKG, translated from the coding sequence ATGAAGCGCTGTTTGCTTTTGCTCTCCCTGCTTGCGACCCTGGGGCTGCTTGCCGCCGCCTTCGCCGCTCCCGCGCCCGTGGACTACCGCCGTGAGATCCGCCCGATCCTGGCAGCCAACTGCCTGGGCTGCCACGGCGCCGACGAGCACAAGCGCTCGGCCAACCTGCGCCTGGACGAGCCCAATGCGGCGGTCGTGCCGGGCGATATCCTGGCGAGCAAACTGGTCCAGCGGGTGCAGAGCGGGACGATGCCGCCCAAGGAGAGCGGGCACACGCTCACCCCGGCACAGAAACAGCTCCTGATGCGCTGGATCGGGCAGGGCGCCAAGTACGAAGGCCACTGGGCGTTTGTCGCACCGGCATCCCTCCCCCCGGCCCCCTCCCTTCCCCTGAGACCCAACTTCGTTGGGGGGAAGGGAGGGGGGGAACCCACCCCTCTGACTCCCCCTCTCTTCGTCCCTCGGAACGAGGGTTTCAAGCGAAGGGAGGGGGCCGGGGGGAGGAATGCCGGCAGGGATGCCAATATAGACTCATGGATTGCCGCGCGGCTCGCCAAGGAGAAGCTGACGCTCTCGCCGGAGGCCGACCGCTGGACCCTGGCGCGGCGCGTGGCGCTGGACCTAACGGGCCTGCCCCCAAGCCCCAAAGATGCCGAGGCGTTTGTGAACGACAAGGCGCCCAATGCCTATGAAAAGTTCGTGGACTCCCAGCTGGCAAGCCCGCACTTTGGCGAAAAGTGGGCGCGGGTCTGGCTCGATCTGGGCCGCTACGCCGACTCGGCGGGCTACGGCTCCGACCCGCTCCGCCCGAATCTCTGGCCCTGGCGGGACTGGCTGATCGCGGCGTTCAACAACAACAAGCCCTTCGATCAGTTCACCCTCGAAATGCTCGCGGGGGACTTGCTGCCGGGGGCCACCGACGATCAAAAGATCGCGACGGCGTTTCATCGCAATACCATGACCAACACGGAGGGCGGGACCGACGACGAAGAGTTTCGGATGGCGGCGGTGAAGGACCGGACGATCGTGACGATGCAGGCGTGGATGGGGCTGACCTTTCAGTGCGCCCAGTGCCACACCCATAAGTTCGACCCGATCTCTAAGACCGATTTCTACCGGACCATGGCGATCTTCAACCAGACCGAGGACAATGATCGCGGCGATGAGTTTCCGACCCTGCCCGTGCTCACTGCGGCGCAGCGCGAGAAAAAACAAGCCCTGGAAAAAGAGCTTGCGGAGCTGGAGAGGCAGCGCGCCGCCGAGCCTGTGGGGAAGGCCCCGAGCGCACGCTTTGTAAGAGTCACGCTGCCTGGCACCGCGTTTCTGATGCTCGCGGAGGTGCAGGCGCTCAGCGGGAGTGAGAATGTCGCGCGCAAGGGTAAGGCGAGCCAGTCCAGCACGGACTTCGGCGGCGAGGCGGCGCGCGCCCTCGATGGCAACACCAGCGGCAAGTTCCCCGACAACACGGTCACCCACACCAAGCAGGAAAAAGACCCCTGGTGGGAGGTCGATCTGGGCGCAACCTACCCGCTCCAGAGTGTTGTGGTCTGGCCGCGCACCGATGCCCACCCTGGCATGCTCGCCAATCTGCGTGTCACGCTCTACGATGAGAATCGCAAGGTGGTCGGGGAGCAGGGGATTCCCGGTGCGATCCTGACCGCCAAGACCGCGCTCCTCACCGACTCGCCCACGGCCCAGAAGCTCGCGCAGAAACAGGCCGAGCTAGCCGCGCTCAAGCCGATTGCCCTGCCCGTGCTGCGCGAGCTCCCCGAGGCCAAGCGCCGGGTCACCCACGCCCTAACCCTGGCCAACTTCCTCCAGCCCGAGGAGGTGGTGACTCCCGCGGGTCCGGCACGCTTTGCCCCCCCCGCCCCCAAGGAGGGGGGAGCCTGGAATCGCTTGAGCTTGGCCAAGTGGCTGGTCAGCCGCGAGAACCCGCTCACGGCGCGTGTTCAAGTGAACCGCTTCTGGGCGCAGCTCTTTGGGGTCGGCTTGGTGGAGACGGAGGAGGACTTCGGGACCCAGGGTGCTCTCCCCACCCACCCCGAGCTCCTCGACTCGCTCGCCCTCGACTTCCAGCGCGACTGGAATGTCAAGCGCCTGCTCAAGACCATCGTGATGAGCCGCACCTACCGCCAGAGCAGCAAGCTCACCCCGGAGCGGCTCGCCCGCGACCCCAAGGCCCGCCTGCTCTCGCGCTACCCGCGCCGCCGCTTAGACGCCGAGGGAATCCGTGACCAGGCGCTTCTGGTCAGTGGCCTGCTCTCCCACAAGCTCGGGGGCCCCAGTGTCTACCCGCCCCAGCCCGATGGCCTCTGGAAAGCCGCGTTTAACGGCGAGCGGAGCTACCCCACCAGCACGGGAGAAGATCGCTACCGACGCGGCCTCTACACCTTCTGGCGACGCACGGTCCCGTATCCCAGCATGCAGACCTTCGATGCCCCTAGCCGCGAGTTCTGCACCGTGCGCCGCCTTCCGACCAACACCCCGCTCCAAGCACTCGTCACGCTCAACGACCCGGCTTATTTGGAGATGGCGGTCGGCCTCGCCAAGCGCCTGCAGACCGAAGGCGGCACGACTCCCGCGGAGCGCGCCCGCCAAGGCCTGCGCCTCGCTCTCTGCCGCCCAGCAAACGAGGCGCAAGTCGCCCCGCTGGTCGCACTCTTTGAGAGCGAGAAGGCCCACTACGTGGCCCATCCGATGGAGGCCAAGAAGCTCACCGGCACCGAGAAAGAAGACCCCGAGCTGGCTGCGTGGACCGTGGTCGCCAATGTCCTGCTCAACCTAGACGGCGTGCTCACGAAGGGATAA
- a CDS encoding thioredoxin family protein: protein MFRQDKPAAATQPPKPTRELLAAASKTAHKEKKNIFIHFGASWCGWCHLFEKVIAIPTVKALLDENYVMVELVAMENGPKKSLENAGSNEFMAAMGGAKSGLPFFVFQDASGKKLADSNVMPGNQNMGCPAAPEEIVAFGELLKKTAPRLSEAQRKTILDEFTKAAPKR from the coding sequence ATGTTTCGACAAGATAAACCCGCAGCGGCGACCCAGCCCCCCAAACCCACCAGAGAGCTTCTCGCGGCAGCGAGTAAGACCGCGCACAAAGAGAAGAAAAATATCTTCATCCACTTTGGCGCATCGTGGTGCGGCTGGTGTCACTTGTTTGAGAAAGTGATCGCGATCCCCACGGTAAAGGCACTCCTCGACGAAAACTACGTCATGGTGGAGCTGGTGGCGATGGAGAACGGGCCCAAGAAATCCTTGGAGAACGCCGGGAGCAATGAGTTCATGGCGGCGATGGGCGGGGCAAAGTCCGGTCTGCCGTTCTTTGTCTTCCAGGACGCTAGCGGTAAGAAGCTCGCCGACTCCAACGTGATGCCCGGCAACCAGAACATGGGCTGCCCCGCGGCTCCTGAGGAGATTGTCGCCTTTGGGGAGCTCCTCAAGAAGACCGCCCCGCGCCTAAGCGAGGCGCAGCGCAAGACCATCCTGGACGAGTTCACCAAAGCCGCTCCCAAGCGATGA
- a CDS encoding nucleoside hydrolase, translating to MTPVLFDTDIGNDIDDAVALAYLLCQKDCELVGVTTATGDTAKRAALCEVICRAAGRGDIPIHAGLAGPLLHGTEQGVAQYAAIEGLPHRKDYPTGFGALEFLRNTIRSRPGEITLLAVGPLTNIGTLFAADPELPGLLKKIVLMCGRFVSGGPGAREWNAFLDPIATALTYKHGAGKLLSVGLDVTLQCVLPAAPVRERFAAAGGALAATLGMAEVWFHRADHLTFHDPLAAALLFAPELCGYEQGTVTPVIEPGALEGLTRWQAHPDGPHTIAKTVEVEAFFAHYFATTGG from the coding sequence ATGACACCCGTCCTCTTTGACACCGATATCGGCAACGATATCGACGATGCCGTGGCGCTGGCCTACTTGCTCTGCCAGAAAGACTGTGAGCTTGTGGGCGTCACCACGGCGACCGGAGACACGGCAAAGCGCGCGGCGCTCTGCGAGGTGATCTGCCGGGCGGCGGGCCGGGGCGATATTCCGATCCACGCGGGGCTCGCTGGGCCTCTGCTCCACGGCACCGAGCAGGGCGTGGCGCAGTACGCCGCGATCGAGGGCCTGCCCCACCGAAAGGACTACCCCACGGGCTTTGGCGCGCTGGAGTTCCTGCGCAACACCATCCGCTCCCGGCCGGGCGAGATCACGCTGCTCGCGGTGGGGCCGCTGACCAATATCGGGACTCTCTTCGCCGCCGACCCGGAGCTGCCCGGTCTGCTCAAGAAAATCGTGCTGATGTGCGGGCGCTTTGTGAGCGGCGGGCCGGGTGCGCGTGAGTGGAACGCCTTTCTGGACCCAATCGCCACGGCGCTGACCTACAAGCACGGGGCGGGGAAGCTGCTCTCGGTGGGGCTGGATGTCACCCTGCAGTGTGTCCTGCCCGCCGCGCCGGTTCGGGAGCGCTTCGCCGCCGCGGGCGGTGCGCTCGCGGCAACCCTAGGGATGGCCGAGGTCTGGTTCCACCGCGCCGACCACCTGACCTTCCACGATCCGCTCGCCGCCGCGCTGCTCTTTGCCCCTGAGCTCTGTGGCTACGAGCAGGGGACGGTCACCCCGGTGATCGAGCCGGGAGCGCTGGAGGGGCTGACCCGCTGGCAGGCGCACCCCGATGGCCCCCATACCATTGCAAAGACAGTCGAGGTGGAGGCGTTTTTTGCGCACTACTTCGCGACGACCGGCGGCTAG
- a CDS encoding NAD(P)/FAD-dependent oxidoreductase, producing the protein MSEASTRPKVVIVGGGFGGCAAAKGLKDAPVDVLVLDKTNHYVFQPLLYQVATAALAPTEITYPIRTILRKQKNATVWLAEVTGVDVNAKILSTAEGKTIPYDYLILACGARHSYFGRDDWEPLAPGLKTLGDALEMRQRFLMAFEEAEKCDDPALQQAWLTFVIVGGGPTGCELAGVLPEIAKKALRPDFRRVDLSKTRILLIENSPCILNAFPEDLAQHAQKDLQRLGVEVRNGVKVTDIRPDGVTLSSGEEIPARTVFWAAGNKAAPVGGSLGVPTDRAGRVVVERDLSIPGHPEVFVVGDMAQAALRDSSGEPVEGKLVPGVAQGAVQGGACAARNVIRRVNHHPTEPFKYQNLGDLAVLGRGAAIGNLPGLKLKGYPAWLFWLFVHVLKLVGYRNRLNVLLEWAYAYLTYQRGARLISNRKR; encoded by the coding sequence ATGAGCGAAGCGAGTACACGACCCAAAGTGGTGATTGTCGGGGGGGGATTTGGCGGGTGCGCCGCAGCCAAGGGCCTCAAAGATGCCCCCGTGGACGTGCTGGTTCTGGACAAGACCAACCACTATGTCTTCCAGCCGCTGCTCTACCAGGTGGCGACCGCCGCGCTGGCTCCCACGGAGATCACCTACCCGATCCGCACGATCCTGCGCAAGCAGAAAAACGCGACTGTCTGGCTGGCCGAGGTGACCGGCGTGGACGTGAACGCAAAGATCCTCTCCACAGCGGAGGGCAAGACGATCCCCTACGACTACCTCATCCTGGCCTGCGGGGCGCGCCATAGCTACTTTGGCCGCGATGACTGGGAGCCGCTCGCGCCGGGCCTCAAGACTCTAGGCGATGCCCTGGAGATGCGCCAGCGCTTTCTGATGGCCTTTGAGGAAGCGGAGAAGTGCGACGATCCCGCGCTCCAGCAGGCGTGGCTGACCTTTGTGATTGTCGGGGGCGGCCCCACGGGCTGTGAGCTGGCGGGGGTCTTGCCCGAGATCGCCAAGAAGGCCCTGCGCCCGGACTTTCGGCGCGTCGATCTGTCAAAAACGCGCATTCTTCTGATCGAGAACAGCCCCTGCATCCTCAACGCCTTCCCCGAGGACCTTGCCCAGCACGCCCAAAAAGACCTCCAGCGCCTTGGGGTAGAAGTTCGCAACGGCGTCAAAGTCACCGATATCCGCCCCGACGGCGTCACTCTCTCGTCGGGGGAGGAGATTCCCGCGCGCACGGTGTTCTGGGCGGCTGGCAACAAGGCCGCACCGGTCGGGGGGAGCCTCGGGGTGCCCACGGACCGCGCCGGCCGCGTGGTTGTCGAGCGCGATCTCTCCATCCCCGGCCACCCCGAGGTCTTCGTGGTCGGTGACATGGCCCAGGCCGCCCTCCGCGACTCCAGCGGCGAGCCGGTCGAGGGCAAGCTCGTCCCCGGTGTCGCCCAGGGCGCGGTGCAGGGCGGGGCGTGTGCCGCGCGCAATGTCATCCGCCGCGTCAACCACCACCCCACGGAGCCCTTTAAGTACCAGAACCTCGGCGACCTGGCCGTGCTGGGGCGCGGTGCCGCGATTGGAAACCTCCCGGGCCTGAAGCTCAAGGGCTACCCCGCCTGGCTCTTCTGGCTCTTTGTGCACGTCCTCAAGCTGGTTGGCTACCGCAACCGCCTGAACGTCCTGCTAGAGTGGGCCTACGCCTATCTTACCTACCAACGCGGCGCAAGGCTTATCAGCAACCGCAAGCGCTAA
- a CDS encoding M20/M25/M40 family metallo-hydrolase, whose protein sequence is MHSRQDNTQRLLAAALSSDFGYQRLGYLCDRIGNRLSGSKGLERAVSWAESELRRDGLEGVRAEPVLVPKWVRDKESAVLVSPEKRPLVMLGLGGSVGGRVKAPVLVVESFDGLMARAGEVRGKIVCFNVPFTSYGATVRYRTSGASEAAKLGAVGVLVRSVGPTSLRTPHTGVMSYTDGIAKIPAAAITIEDATQLARMQARGEKPVVELSMQAHFEKDARSANVLGEWRGRERPEEIVLVGGHLDSWDVGQGAHDDGGGCIVSWEAVRLLKALNIRPRRTVRVCLFTNEENGSQGGKAYAEAHKSERHVLAIETDGGVDTPTGFGLTTKTPGGLERAREVTKLLGLELKEGGGGADIGPIGTATGCPTMGLLNDMSVYWNIHHTPADTFDKINPKALQKCIAAVAVMAYSAAELDGTL, encoded by the coding sequence ATGCACTCTCGACAAGACAATACGCAGCGGCTCCTTGCTGCGGCGCTCTCCTCGGACTTTGGCTACCAGCGCCTGGGCTATCTCTGCGATCGGATCGGCAATCGTTTGTCGGGCTCGAAGGGGCTGGAGCGCGCGGTGAGCTGGGCGGAGAGCGAGCTGCGCCGCGATGGGCTGGAGGGCGTGCGTGCCGAGCCGGTGCTCGTGCCCAAGTGGGTGCGGGACAAGGAGAGCGCGGTCTTGGTCTCGCCGGAGAAGCGCCCGCTGGTGATGCTGGGGCTGGGCGGCAGTGTCGGGGGGCGGGTAAAAGCGCCCGTGCTGGTGGTCGAGAGCTTCGATGGGCTCATGGCGCGGGCGGGCGAGGTGCGCGGGAAGATTGTCTGCTTCAACGTGCCCTTTACCAGCTACGGCGCGACCGTGCGCTACCGGACCTCGGGCGCAAGCGAGGCGGCAAAGCTCGGGGCGGTAGGCGTCCTGGTGCGCTCTGTCGGGCCGACCAGCCTGCGAACGCCCCACACGGGGGTGATGAGCTACACCGACGGTATCGCTAAGATTCCTGCGGCGGCGATCACGATCGAGGATGCCACCCAGCTCGCGCGGATGCAGGCGCGGGGAGAGAAGCCGGTGGTGGAGCTCTCTATGCAGGCACACTTCGAGAAAGACGCCCGCTCGGCCAACGTGCTCGGGGAGTGGCGGGGGCGCGAGAGGCCCGAGGAGATCGTGCTGGTGGGCGGGCACCTGGATAGCTGGGACGTGGGACAAGGTGCCCACGACGATGGCGGGGGGTGCATTGTGAGCTGGGAGGCGGTGCGGCTACTCAAGGCGCTCAACATTCGGCCCCGGCGGACGGTGAGAGTCTGTCTGTTTACCAATGAGGAGAACGGCTCGCAGGGCGGCAAGGCCTACGCCGAGGCGCACAAGTCCGAGAGGCATGTCCTGGCGATCGAGACCGATGGCGGCGTGGACACTCCCACGGGCTTTGGCCTCACGACAAAGACCCCCGGCGGGTTGGAGCGGGCGCGGGAGGTGACGAAGCTCCTCGGGCTGGAGCTCAAAGAGGGCGGCGGGGGCGCGGATATCGGCCCGATTGGCACCGCCACCGGCTGCCCGACCATGGGGCTCCTCAACGACATGAGTGTCTACTGGAATATCCACCACACGCCTGCCGATACCTTCGATAAGATCAACCCCAAGGCGCTCCAGAAGTGCATCGCCGCCGTGGCCGTGATGGCCTACTCCGCGGCGGAGCTCGACGGCACACTCTAG